A genomic window from Massilia sp. METH4 includes:
- a CDS encoding alpha/beta hydrolase has protein sequence MKAIKTIALALSIIGTASAIAAPAVETKPTVILVHGAFADSTSWNGVAAKLRADGYTVIGAANPLRSVKADAAAVASIVKSVKGPVVLVGHSYGGSVISTAAYGQSNVKSLVYVAAFALDQGETTLELSGRFPGGTLGSALAEPVVLPDGGKDLYIRQDKFHQQFAADVPKAEAELMAVAQRPIAEAALTEAAGTPAWKQLPSYFVYGTADKNVPAAALQFMADRAQSRKTVAIPGASHVVMTSYPAEVAKLIETAAQAK, from the coding sequence ATGAAAGCCATCAAGACCATCGCCCTCGCCCTGTCGATCATCGGCACCGCATCCGCCATCGCCGCCCCGGCCGTGGAAACCAAGCCAACCGTGATCCTGGTGCACGGCGCCTTCGCCGATTCGACCAGCTGGAACGGCGTGGCCGCGAAACTGCGCGCCGACGGCTACACCGTGATCGGCGCCGCCAACCCGCTGCGCAGCGTAAAGGCCGATGCCGCCGCCGTGGCCTCGATCGTGAAAAGCGTGAAAGGCCCGGTCGTGCTGGTGGGCCATTCGTATGGCGGCTCGGTGATCTCCACCGCTGCATATGGCCAGTCGAACGTGAAGAGCCTGGTGTACGTAGCGGCCTTCGCCCTCGACCAGGGCGAAACGACGCTGGAACTCTCCGGCCGCTTCCCGGGCGGCACGCTGGGCAGCGCGCTGGCCGAACCGGTGGTCCTGCCCGATGGCGGCAAGGATCTCTATATCCGCCAGGACAAGTTCCACCAGCAATTCGCCGCGGACGTGCCGAAGGCCGAGGCCGAGCTGATGGCCGTGGCGCAGCGCCCGATCGCCGAAGCCGCACTGACCGAAGCGGCCGGCACCCCGGCGTGGAAGCAGTTGCCGTCGTACTTCGTCTACGGCACCGCCGACAAGAACGTTCCGGCCGCTGCTTTGCAATTCATGGCCGACCGTGCCCAGTCGCGCAAGACCGTGGCGATCCCCGGTGCCTCGCACGTGGTGATGACGTCGTACCCGGCCGAGGTGGCGAAGCTGATCGAAACCGCCGCCCAAGCCAAATAA
- the dgoD gene encoding galactonate dehydratase has product MKITKLTLYRVPPRWMFLKIETDEGITGWGEPVIEGRARTVEAAVNELAEYLVGQDPARINDLWQVMYRGGFYRGGPIMMSAIAGVDQALWDIKGKALGVPVYELLGGRVRDKMKMYSWVGGDRPADVIEGILTLREIGIHTFKMNGTEELGIVDTATAVDAAVNRIAQIREAFGNTIEFGIDFHGRVAAPMAKVLLRELEPFRPLFVEEPVLAEQAEYYPRLAEHTSIPLAAGERMYSRFEFKHVFNRGGIAIAQPDLSHAGGITECVKIAAMAEAYDVALAPHCPLGPVALAACLQVDFVSHNAVLQEQSMGIHYNKGAELFDYVVNREDFQITDGYFPPLPKPGLGVIVDEERILAASQNPPDWRNPVWRHPDGSVAEW; this is encoded by the coding sequence ATGAAGATCACGAAGCTGACGTTGTACCGCGTACCGCCCCGCTGGATGTTCCTGAAGATCGAGACCGATGAAGGCATTACGGGCTGGGGCGAGCCGGTGATCGAAGGGCGTGCCCGCACCGTCGAGGCGGCCGTCAACGAGCTGGCCGAGTACCTGGTCGGGCAGGATCCTGCGCGCATCAACGACCTGTGGCAGGTGATGTATCGCGGCGGCTTCTACCGCGGCGGGCCGATCATGATGAGTGCCATCGCCGGCGTCGACCAGGCGCTGTGGGATATCAAGGGCAAGGCACTCGGCGTGCCCGTGTATGAATTGCTGGGCGGCCGCGTGCGCGACAAGATGAAGATGTACAGCTGGGTCGGAGGCGACCGCCCGGCGGACGTCATCGAAGGCATTCTCACGCTGCGCGAGATCGGCATCCACACGTTCAAGATGAACGGTACCGAGGAGCTGGGGATCGTCGACACGGCTACCGCGGTCGACGCGGCCGTCAACCGCATCGCCCAGATCCGCGAAGCGTTCGGCAACACGATCGAATTCGGCATCGACTTCCACGGCCGCGTGGCCGCACCGATGGCGAAGGTGCTGCTGCGCGAGCTGGAACCGTTCCGCCCCCTGTTCGTCGAGGAACCGGTGCTGGCCGAACAGGCCGAATACTATCCGCGCCTCGCCGAGCACACGTCGATCCCGCTGGCGGCCGGCGAGCGCATGTACTCGCGCTTCGAGTTCAAGCACGTGTTCAACCGCGGCGGCATCGCCATCGCGCAGCCCGACCTGTCGCATGCGGGCGGCATCACGGAATGCGTGAAGATCGCCGCGATGGCCGAGGCCTATGACGTGGCGCTCGCACCCCATTGCCCGCTGGGCCCGGTGGCGCTGGCCGCCTGCCTGCAGGTGGACTTCGTGTCCCACAACGCCGTGCTGCAGGAGCAGAGCATGGGCATCCACTACAACAAGGGCGCCGAACTGTTCGACTACGTGGTCAACCGCGAAGACTTCCAGATCACGGACGGCTACTTCCCGCCGCTGCCCAAGCCGGGCCTGGGCGTGATCGTGGACGAGGAACGGATCCTGGCCGCGAGCCAGAATCCGCCGGACTGGCGCAACCCCGTGTGGCGCCACCCGGACGGCAGCGTGGCCGAATGGTGA
- a CDS encoding 2-dehydro-3-deoxygalactonokinase, translated as MVSAVPSLIGLDWGSTSLRAWLIGPEGIVLDERKADKGASALSGHGAFLAAFDDVAGAWRTAHADLPVLACGMVGSAHGWLDVPYLRCPAGAAALAAGLRGPDGGPHIVPGVLFDDTSLPPDVMRGEETQVAGALHLHETLRTSSCIVLPGTHSKWAQVCDERIVRFATHMTGELYAVLREHSVLGRLMPEDAPVDPDAFVQGVDAARDHGELGLPHQMFAARSLGVTGKLPHEMLADYLSGLLIGHELRAGLQWRAMAGLGSRPLALVGAPQLCARYQVALHRFGRPADLVLDNTAPAGLFALAREAGLLPLEKR; from the coding sequence ATGGTGAGCGCCGTTCCCTCGCTCATCGGCCTGGACTGGGGCAGTACCAGCCTGCGCGCCTGGCTGATCGGGCCCGAAGGCATCGTATTGGACGAGCGCAAGGCGGACAAGGGCGCGTCGGCATTGTCCGGCCACGGCGCCTTCCTCGCGGCGTTCGACGACGTCGCCGGCGCGTGGCGCACTGCCCATGCCGATCTTCCCGTGCTGGCCTGCGGCATGGTGGGCAGCGCGCACGGCTGGCTCGACGTGCCGTACCTGCGCTGCCCGGCCGGCGCGGCCGCGCTGGCGGCCGGCCTGCGCGGGCCCGATGGTGGTCCGCACATCGTACCCGGCGTGCTGTTCGACGACACCAGCCTGCCGCCGGACGTGATGCGCGGCGAGGAAACGCAGGTCGCCGGCGCGCTGCACCTGCACGAGACGCTGCGTACCTCGAGCTGCATCGTGCTGCCCGGCACCCATTCGAAATGGGCGCAGGTCTGTGACGAGCGCATCGTGCGCTTCGCAACCCATATGACGGGCGAGCTGTATGCAGTCTTGCGCGAGCATTCGGTGCTGGGCCGGCTGATGCCGGAAGATGCGCCCGTCGACCCTGATGCGTTCGTGCAGGGTGTCGACGCGGCACGCGACCATGGCGAACTGGGCTTGCCGCACCAGATGTTCGCCGCGCGCAGCCTGGGCGTGACCGGGAAGCTGCCGCACGAGATGCTGGCCGATTACTTGTCCGGCCTCCTGATCGGGCATGAATTGCGCGCCGGCCTGCAATGGCGCGCGATGGCGGGCCTGGGCTCGCGGCCACTGGCGCTGGTGGGCGCGCCCCAGCTGTGCGCCCGTTACCAGGTGGCGCTGCACAGGTTCGGGCGGCCGGCCGACCTCGTCCTGGATAACACGGCACCCGCAGGCCTTTTCGCGCTGGCGCGCGAAGCCGGCCTGCTGCCCTTGGAGAAGCGATGA
- a CDS encoding 2-dehydro-3-deoxy-6-phosphogalactonate aldolase produces MTILDTAFEHLPLVAILRGLRPEEAEDIGAALYAAGFRLIEVPLNSPEPFDSIARLARSLPADAVLGAGTVLETGAVARVRDAGGSLIVMPHADVDVIRAAKAAGMYCVPGVATPTEAFAALKAGADALKLFPAELITPAVVRAMRAVLPKEVKLLPVGGITPVNMADFRAAGVAGFGLGSALYQPGMDAATVAAHAAAFVNAWK; encoded by the coding sequence ATGACCATTCTCGACACCGCCTTTGAACACCTGCCGCTGGTGGCGATCCTGCGCGGCCTGCGGCCTGAAGAAGCCGAGGACATCGGCGCGGCCCTGTATGCCGCCGGTTTCCGCCTGATCGAAGTGCCGCTGAACTCTCCCGAGCCGTTCGACTCCATCGCCCGGCTCGCCCGATCGTTGCCGGCCGATGCGGTGCTGGGTGCCGGCACCGTGCTGGAAACCGGCGCGGTGGCGCGCGTGCGCGATGCGGGCGGCAGCCTGATCGTGATGCCGCATGCGGACGTGGACGTGATCCGCGCCGCGAAGGCGGCCGGCATGTACTGCGTGCCGGGCGTGGCCACGCCCACCGAAGCGTTCGCCGCGCTCAAGGCGGGCGCCGATGCATTGAAGCTGTTCCCGGCCGAACTGATCACCCCCGCGGTGGTGCGGGCCATGCGCGCGGTACTGCCGAAAGAGGTCAAATTGCTGCCCGTGGGTGGCATCACGCCCGTCAATATGGCAGACTTTCGCGCCGCCGGCGTGGCCGGCTTCGGTCTTGGCTCGGCGCTGTACCAGCCCGGCATGGATGCCGCCACCGTCGCCGCCCATGCAGCCGCCTTCGTGAACGCCTGGAAGTAA
- a CDS encoding beta-galactosidase, with product MSNQSKRPALALAAAFALTNALNAQAAQVVGVDAAAPATAPATGHLQLGAATTPKGSVLGANNRYLTQDGQPWMPVMGEFHYSRSPASTWEAELAKMKAAGITVVASYVIWNHHEPKDGAFDWRGNRDLRRFIQLCGKLGLKAVVRVGPWVHAEVRYGGIPDWVVDGMRTRGDDPQYLRHVARFYREIGAQLKGSLWKDGGPVIGLQLENEYNLNGPGEGAGHIATLKKLALQAGMDVPYYTVTGWDGAVYPSGQVTPVFGGYVDEPWAVSATQLPPKETYAFRFDSRVSGDLGAQTKSHGPGTAESDIDKTPFLGAEYGAGLPFMYRRRPVVSPDDIAAMLPVQLGSGVNLMGYYMFHGGRNPVGGTTLEESSISGGYNDTPAINYDFQAPLGPDGQERPVLGYLRPFHHFIADFGNRLAPMTVRKPDVTPADPKDLRTPRVAVRSSGDSAFVFVNNHVRQYPMPVQSLQLSVKLAGGTVQFPRGAVEVPDGAYAIWPVNFDLDGARLRYATAQPVARLDGGADGITYVFAAAKGIPVELAVEAGSATVETTGRRATENGATVIDGIVPGTARALTIRRAGAKPVHVLVLSAEQARQLAIGELAGQRRLVLSGQQAWFEGGRLHLRSVDNNAMRFAVYPALGKAPKASHALRAQGSDGVFQAYEATLPAVRRAATATPLREARAVPPVVKGGLAKAAIQPIPEAWRNAATWRINVPRAALKNVDALQHLDDVLLQIDFTGDIGRLFDGTRLADDWYYSGYGWQAGLKALAVEKELTLAVLPLRADAPVYIPKEARPEFGKEAQIARLNKVSLVPVYKLTVTP from the coding sequence ATGAGTAATCAATCGAAGCGGCCCGCCCTGGCGCTGGCAGCCGCATTCGCCCTGACGAACGCACTGAACGCACAGGCCGCGCAAGTCGTCGGCGTGGACGCCGCCGCGCCGGCCACCGCACCCGCGACGGGGCACCTGCAACTGGGCGCCGCGACGACGCCGAAGGGCAGCGTGCTGGGCGCGAACAACCGCTATCTCACGCAAGATGGCCAGCCGTGGATGCCCGTGATGGGCGAGTTCCACTACTCGCGCAGCCCTGCATCCACCTGGGAAGCGGAACTGGCGAAGATGAAGGCGGCCGGCATCACCGTTGTCGCCTCGTATGTGATCTGGAACCACCACGAACCGAAGGATGGCGCGTTCGACTGGCGGGGCAACCGCGACCTGCGCCGCTTTATCCAGTTGTGCGGCAAGCTGGGGCTGAAAGCCGTGGTGCGCGTGGGACCATGGGTGCACGCCGAAGTGCGCTACGGCGGCATTCCCGACTGGGTCGTCGATGGCATGCGCACGCGTGGCGACGATCCGCAATACCTGCGCCACGTGGCGCGCTTCTACCGCGAGATCGGCGCCCAGTTGAAGGGCAGCCTGTGGAAGGATGGCGGCCCGGTCATCGGCCTGCAACTGGAAAACGAGTACAACCTGAACGGCCCGGGCGAGGGCGCTGGGCACATCGCTACGTTGAAGAAGCTGGCGCTGCAGGCGGGCATGGACGTACCGTACTACACCGTCACCGGCTGGGATGGCGCCGTCTATCCATCCGGCCAGGTCACGCCCGTGTTCGGCGGCTACGTCGATGAACCCTGGGCCGTGTCGGCCACCCAATTGCCGCCGAAGGAAACCTACGCCTTCCGCTTCGACAGCCGCGTCTCCGGCGACCTGGGCGCGCAAACGAAATCGCACGGCCCCGGCACCGCCGAATCGGACATCGACAAGACCCCGTTCCTGGGCGCCGAATACGGCGCCGGCCTGCCGTTCATGTACCGCCGCCGCCCGGTGGTGTCGCCGGACGATATCGCCGCGATGCTTCCCGTGCAGCTGGGTTCCGGCGTGAACCTGATGGGCTACTACATGTTCCATGGCGGCCGCAATCCGGTGGGCGGCACCACGCTGGAAGAGAGCAGCATCAGCGGCGGCTACAACGATACGCCGGCGATCAACTACGATTTCCAGGCGCCGCTGGGGCCGGACGGCCAGGAGCGCCCGGTGCTCGGCTACCTGCGCCCGTTCCACCATTTCATCGCCGATTTCGGCAACCGCCTCGCGCCGATGACGGTGCGCAAACCGGACGTGACCCCGGCGGACCCCAAGGACCTGCGCACGCCCCGCGTGGCCGTGCGCAGCAGCGGCGACAGTGCCTTCGTGTTCGTCAACAACCACGTGCGCCAGTACCCGATGCCCGTGCAGTCGCTGCAATTGAGCGTGAAGCTGGCCGGCGGCACCGTGCAATTCCCGCGCGGCGCGGTCGAGGTGCCAGACGGTGCCTACGCGATCTGGCCGGTGAATTTCGACCTCGATGGCGCGCGGCTGCGCTACGCGACGGCGCAGCCGGTGGCGCGCCTCGATGGCGGCGCCGATGGCATCACCTATGTGTTCGCCGCGGCCAAGGGCATCCCCGTCGAGCTGGCGGTCGAGGCTGGTAGCGCTACGGTCGAGACGACTGGCCGGCGCGCCACGGAGAACGGCGCCACCGTCATCGACGGCATCGTGCCCGGCACCGCGCGGGCATTGACGATCCGCCGCGCCGGCGCGAAACCCGTGCACGTGCTGGTGCTGTCGGCCGAACAGGCGCGCCAGCTGGCGATCGGCGAGCTGGCCGGCCAGCGCCGCCTGGTGCTGAGCGGCCAGCAGGCCTGGTTCGAAGGCGGCAGGCTGCACCTGCGTTCCGTGGACAACAACGCGATGCGCTTTGCCGTCTACCCGGCGCTGGGCAAGGCACCGAAAGCGTCTCACGCGCTGCGCGCGCAGGGAAGCGACGGCGTGTTCCAGGCCTATGAAGCCACGCTGCCGGCCGTTCGACGGGCTGCAACCGCCACGCCGCTGCGCGAAGCGCGCGCCGTCCCGCCGGTGGTGAAGGGCGGCCTGGCCAAGGCTGCCATCCAGCCGATCCCCGAAGCCTGGCGAAATGCCGCCACCTGGCGCATCAACGTGCCGCGCGCGGCCCTGAAGAACGTCGACGCGCTCCAGCATCTCGACGATGTCCTGCTGCAGATCGACTTCACCGGCGATATCGGCCGCCTGTTCGACGGCACCCGGCTGGCGGACGACTGGTACTACAGCGGCTACGGCTGGCAGGCGGGGCTGAAAGCGCTGGCGGTGGAAAAGGAACTGACGCTGGCGGTGTTGCCGCTGCGCGCCGACGCCCCCGTCTATATACCCAAGGAAGCACGCCCCGAATTCGGCAAGGAGGCGCAGATCGCGCGCCTGAACAAGGTAAGCCTGGTACCCGTGTACAAGCTCACCGTCACACCATAA
- a CDS encoding TonB-dependent receptor: MYFTKQPGRRHAIAIAAAICAMPAMAQTTETTAAEPQQVVVTGMRASLQKAQDLKKNAGQVVDSIVADDIGKLPDSNVAEALQRITGVQISRSRGEGDKVQIRGLSQTQTLVNGRSIFTAGKERGLSFQDVPSELLAGADVYKSPTAEQVEGGIGGVIDLRMRRPFDFAGSKVAGTVKVTDADYADKRNGEGSILVSNRWKVNGQEFGALVSIAHQKRDYRSDMQELDPPAQLADGSGVYAPIGAWYSYEHGERERTGVNASLQWRPTRGVELYLDANYTKLETATDTYGLYGTPYWPNWSAETNAGAMWPRGSVATENGNVTKGTFYGAEVTTSGFIGDNDTKTRQLALGGSWRANGWTVKSELGYTKSDYQRLYQEVRLGMGSTNPAFTYDLTTPLPSAYPELANPNDLVTPSQYWASKALYFRQKNDGRETVWRGDVERSLDSDLIPRIKAGVRLSDRKAGSSEINTIHDIWNAAGTGAVGGALPGLASQIGTIPYSDLLHREGAGTIPKQWLSIANLDWLRDPQTVRSALGLTVPGFDAAQTFDFKEKTQALYGMADFESELLGKTVTGNFGVRYVRTKTERQWQELQSGGYVARQASTTDDDFLPSVNARMELTDKLIARVAASKVVTRPNFDQLTPSLSLDANNRTGFVGNPDLQPLSARQFDTTLEYYLSQSDYVFAAAFFKKVDGFIKNATNSIQYGDTKYAVRTPSNGNDGTIKGLEIGYQGFFTSLPGMWKGLGLQANFTYVDSKAPGPLGGQETALENLSKQSANIVGMYDWNDIALRLAYNYRGKYLAGTENYYVNNGATMAQTTAWMNGYGLVDAYASYQLTKNLKVAFEVSNLTRKSRSSYYGVTGTQFGRYADDRRFGLSLQANL; the protein is encoded by the coding sequence ATGTACTTCACCAAGCAACCCGGTCGCCGCCACGCGATCGCCATCGCCGCGGCCATCTGCGCGATGCCGGCCATGGCCCAGACCACTGAAACTACCGCGGCCGAGCCGCAGCAGGTCGTCGTGACCGGCATGCGCGCCAGCCTGCAAAAGGCGCAGGACCTGAAAAAGAACGCCGGCCAGGTGGTCGATTCGATCGTGGCCGACGATATCGGCAAGCTGCCCGACTCGAACGTGGCCGAGGCGCTGCAGCGCATCACCGGCGTGCAGATCTCGCGCAGCCGCGGCGAAGGCGACAAGGTGCAGATCCGCGGCCTGTCGCAGACGCAAACCCTGGTCAACGGCCGTTCGATCTTCACGGCCGGCAAGGAACGCGGCCTGTCGTTCCAGGATGTGCCGTCCGAACTGCTGGCCGGCGCCGACGTGTACAAGAGCCCCACGGCCGAACAGGTCGAAGGCGGTATCGGCGGCGTGATCGACCTGCGCATGCGCCGGCCGTTCGATTTCGCCGGTTCGAAAGTGGCCGGCACCGTCAAGGTGACCGATGCCGACTACGCGGACAAGCGCAACGGCGAAGGCTCGATCCTCGTCTCGAACCGCTGGAAAGTGAACGGCCAGGAGTTCGGCGCCCTCGTCAGCATCGCCCACCAGAAGCGCGACTACCGGTCGGACATGCAGGAGCTGGACCCCCCGGCCCAGCTGGCCGACGGCTCTGGCGTCTATGCCCCGATCGGCGCCTGGTACTCGTATGAACACGGCGAGCGCGAACGCACCGGCGTGAACGCGTCGCTGCAATGGCGACCGACCCGCGGCGTGGAGCTGTACCTGGACGCGAACTACACGAAGCTGGAAACGGCCACCGACACCTATGGCCTCTACGGCACGCCATACTGGCCGAACTGGTCGGCCGAGACGAATGCAGGCGCCATGTGGCCGCGCGGCAGCGTCGCTACCGAGAACGGCAACGTCACCAAGGGCACGTTCTACGGCGCGGAAGTGACCACGTCGGGCTTCATCGGCGACAACGACACGAAGACGCGCCAGCTCGCGCTGGGCGGTTCGTGGCGCGCCAACGGCTGGACCGTGAAATCCGAATTGGGCTACACGAAGAGCGATTACCAGCGCCTGTACCAGGAAGTGCGCCTGGGCATGGGCTCCACCAATCCGGCGTTCACGTACGACCTGACGACGCCCCTGCCATCTGCGTATCCGGAATTGGCGAACCCGAACGACCTGGTGACGCCGTCGCAGTACTGGGCCAGCAAGGCGCTGTACTTCCGCCAGAAGAACGACGGCCGCGAAACGGTATGGCGAGGCGACGTGGAACGCAGCCTGGACAGCGACCTGATCCCGCGCATCAAGGCCGGCGTACGCCTGTCCGACCGCAAGGCCGGCAGCTCCGAAATCAACACGATCCATGACATCTGGAACGCCGCCGGCACCGGCGCCGTGGGCGGCGCGTTGCCGGGCCTGGCAAGCCAGATCGGCACGATTCCCTATAGCGACCTGCTGCACCGCGAGGGCGCCGGCACGATCCCGAAGCAGTGGCTGTCCATCGCCAACCTGGACTGGCTGCGCGACCCGCAGACCGTGCGCTCCGCACTTGGCCTGACCGTCCCGGGCTTCGACGCGGCGCAGACCTTCGACTTCAAGGAAAAGACGCAAGCACTGTACGGCATGGCGGACTTCGAATCGGAACTGCTGGGCAAGACGGTAACCGGCAACTTCGGCGTGCGCTATGTGCGCACGAAAACCGAGCGCCAGTGGCAGGAGCTGCAGAGCGGTGGCTACGTGGCGCGCCAGGCGTCCACCACCGACGACGATTTCCTGCCGAGCGTGAACGCGCGCATGGAACTGACCGACAAGCTGATCGCCCGCGTGGCCGCGTCGAAGGTGGTGACGCGCCCGAACTTCGACCAGTTGACCCCGAGCCTGTCGCTGGATGCGAACAACCGCACGGGCTTCGTCGGCAACCCCGATCTGCAGCCGCTGTCGGCACGCCAGTTCGACACTACGCTGGAGTACTACCTGAGCCAGAGCGACTATGTGTTTGCCGCTGCGTTCTTCAAGAAAGTCGACGGCTTCATCAAGAACGCGACGAACAGTATCCAGTACGGCGACACCAAGTATGCCGTGCGCACCCCGTCGAACGGCAACGATGGCACGATCAAGGGCCTGGAAATCGGCTATCAGGGCTTCTTCACCAGCCTGCCGGGCATGTGGAAAGGCCTGGGCCTGCAGGCGAACTTCACGTACGTGGACAGCAAGGCGCCGGGCCCCCTCGGCGGCCAGGAAACGGCGCTGGAAAACCTGTCGAAGCAGAGCGCCAACATCGTCGGCATGTATGACTGGAACGACATCGCCCTGCGCCTGGCGTACAACTACCGCGGCAAGTACCTGGCCGGCACCGAGAACTACTACGTCAACAACGGTGCCACGATGGCGCAGACGACGGCCTGGATGAACGGCTACGGCCTGGTGGATGCGTATGCGAGCTACCAGCTGACGAAGAACCTGAAGGTGGCGTTCGAGGTCAGCAACCTGACCCGCAAGTCGCGCAGCAGCTACTACGGCGTGACCGGCACGCAGTTCGGCCGCTATGCGGACGACCGCCGCTTCGGCCTGAGCCTGCAGGCGAACCTGTAA
- a CDS encoding LysR substrate-binding domain-containing protein produces MHDILSDRFVRSHLKMRQLVLLVELGRHGSILHAAQAANLTQPAASKLLAELEHALNVQLFERLPRGVLPTWYGEVLIRRAGAALAEMDAAHQEVMELLAGLSGKVNVGAVLTPSAGLLPDAIKLLKTRHARVRVAVTVDTSKLLVDKLRAGELDIVIGRVQDTNAAGELHFEPVTDEPHSLIAGAGHPLASRTDLSLADLAAEPWIVPPAGSVLRDRLTALFLSRGLEPPTDTVEAMALPVIVNLLAGSRMVSALPAELVRPYLDMGLITLLPYDLGMTMDLYGIVTRRQHRLSPGAEAMLATLREVAAQRYPGVANQRSVE; encoded by the coding sequence ATGCACGACATCCTTTCCGACCGCTTCGTCCGCTCCCACCTGAAGATGCGCCAGCTCGTGCTGCTCGTGGAACTTGGCCGCCATGGCTCGATCCTGCACGCCGCGCAGGCAGCCAACCTCACGCAGCCGGCCGCCTCCAAGCTGCTGGCCGAACTGGAACACGCGCTGAACGTGCAGCTGTTCGAACGGCTGCCGCGCGGCGTACTGCCCACCTGGTATGGCGAAGTGCTGATCCGCCGCGCCGGTGCCGCGCTGGCCGAGATGGATGCCGCGCACCAGGAAGTGATGGAGCTGCTGGCGGGACTGTCGGGCAAGGTGAACGTGGGCGCCGTGCTCACGCCTTCGGCCGGCCTGCTGCCCGATGCGATCAAGCTGCTGAAGACGCGCCATGCGCGGGTGCGGGTCGCCGTTACGGTCGACACGAGCAAGCTCCTGGTCGATAAGTTGCGGGCCGGCGAGCTCGATATCGTGATCGGCCGCGTGCAGGATACCAACGCCGCCGGCGAACTGCATTTCGAACCGGTCACCGACGAGCCGCACAGCCTCATCGCCGGCGCGGGCCACCCGCTGGCCAGCCGCACCGACCTGTCGCTGGCCGACCTGGCCGCCGAACCGTGGATCGTGCCCCCGGCCGGCTCGGTGCTGCGCGACCGCCTGACGGCACTGTTCCTGTCCCGCGGCCTGGAACCGCCAACCGATACCGTGGAAGCGATGGCGCTGCCGGTCATCGTCAACCTGCTTGCCGGCAGCCGCATGGTGTCGGCGCTGCCGGCCGAACTGGTGCGGCCTTACCTGGACATGGGCCTGATCACGCTTCTCCCGTACGACCTGGGCATGACGATGGACCTGTATGGTATCGTCACCCGCAGGCAGCACCGCCTGTCGCCCGGCGCGGAAGCGATGCTGGCCACGCTGCGCGAAGTCGCCGCGCAGCGTTATCCTGGCGTGGCGAATCAGAGATCCGTCGAATAG
- a CDS encoding PPK2 family polyphosphate kinase — translation MKACKLFRVKDQPEFVDEAAALTPLCSGDERQDRRLGKALHKEIALLQEKLYAERERKVLLVLQGVDCAGKDGTVHRLFRKINPMGLRPVRFDVPTVAETARDFLWRVHIAVPRKGEIAVFNRSHYEDVLHPVVYDKIDGADTGRRYAQIRDFERMLAESGTTIVKVFLHISKEEQRRRLQARIDDPDKHWKFDPEDLKHRERWDDYHAAYAKAIAETDAPHAPWYIVPADSKPHRDLAVASLLAETMQAMNLAFPTGDPKLAKVRVK, via the coding sequence ATGAAGGCTTGCAAGCTGTTTCGCGTCAAGGATCAACCGGAGTTCGTGGACGAAGCCGCGGCGCTCACGCCGCTGTGCAGCGGCGACGAGCGGCAGGACCGGCGCCTGGGCAAGGCCCTGCACAAGGAGATCGCCCTCCTGCAGGAAAAGCTGTACGCCGAACGCGAGCGCAAGGTGCTGCTCGTGCTGCAGGGCGTCGATTGCGCGGGCAAGGACGGCACGGTGCACCGGCTGTTCCGCAAGATCAACCCGATGGGCTTGCGGCCGGTGCGCTTCGACGTGCCGACGGTGGCGGAGACGGCGCGCGACTTCCTGTGGCGCGTACACATCGCGGTACCGCGCAAGGGCGAGATCGCCGTGTTCAACCGCAGCCATTACGAAGACGTGCTGCACCCGGTCGTCTACGACAAGATCGACGGCGCCGACACGGGCCGCCGCTATGCGCAGATCCGCGACTTCGAGCGCATGCTGGCCGAATCGGGCACCACCATCGTCAAGGTGTTCCTGCACATTTCGAAGGAGGAGCAGCGGCGCCGGCTGCAAGCGCGCATCGACGATCCCGACAAGCACTGGAAATTCGATCCGGAAGACTTGAAGCACCGCGAACGGTGGGACGACTACCACGCCGCCTACGCAAAGGCGATCGCGGAGACGGACGCGCCGCATGCCCCCTGGTACATCGTGCCGGCCGACTCGAAGCCGCACCGAGACCTGGCCGTGGCATCGCTGCTGGCAGAGACGATGCAGGCAATGAATCTCGCGTTTCCAACGGGGGATCCGAAGCTGGCGAAGGTGAGGGTGAAGTAG